One Arcobacter sp. FWKO B genomic window, CTCTACCGAAGACTGACATATATCAAGAGAATCAACTATACCATCACCATCTCTGTCTAAATTGATAGGCAAACTATCTTCAGTAACATAAAATGGCTTTTCTACTGGCAGTGTCATTGATGAATAAGCCTCAGTATCACCAGCTATTGTGCTTACTAGAATACCCATTGCATCGAGTATTCTATATTGTGCAAACAACCTATCTGTCTCTGCGTTAATAATTTGTGATTTGGAATTTATTAAATCATTTTGCACAGAAAGTAAATCAAGTAAAGTTCTTCTTCCCATGTCATACTCTTGTTGATAACTTTCTAATGTTTCTTTACTATATTCATAATACCTATAAAGCTCATTTAGCTGATTAGCTATCATATGATACGCTGACCAAGAAAGCTCAATAGCCTCTATCGTTTGTCTTTTTATATCCCTTTTGCTTTCTACTTCTTTATGTATTGTACTTCTTGTCCTTTGTATAGCTGCTTTATCTGCACCACCTCTGTATAAATTCCAATTTAAAGTCACATATGCTTTTAATCTATCATCAGTCTGGTCATATCTGTTCTCTTTGTTACGATTGCCATTATACAATTGTTCTAATTCAAAATCTACTTTTGGATAAAAACTACTTTTTTTCTCTTTATAGAGCGCTTGAGCACTTTGTATATTATATTCAGATACTAAAACAGAAGGATTATTTTGTATAGCATACATTGTAGCTCTTTGTATACTTTCTGGCATTACCATATCCAAGCTAGGCATTTCCATTTCCCATACATTAATATTTCTTCCAAAAATTCTTTTAAATTTAAACTCTTTATCAATAGCATTATTTTCTTGCACTATCATGTTGGATTTTGCCAATGATAAAGAAGCATAAACTTTTGTTGTTTCTGATTTTGTTGTAAGTCCAGAGTCAAAAAGTTCTTGAATATTATTGTATATATTTTGATTGATTGCAACACTTTCTTTAGCATTTTGGAGCAACTTATATGCTCTTATTACATCTAAATATGCTTCAACCATTTGAAATGCAACATCATTTGCATTTTCAAGATAGTTATATGCAGCTGCAAGTATTCTTGCTTTTTGATAATCAACCTTATGAGAAGTCGAAAAGCCATTAAAAATATTTTGTGTTAATTTTAGTGAATTTGTATAGTTTTGATAGCTAGAGTTTTCAGTGTTACTCTTTAAATTTCCTCCACTATTTGTACCAAAACTACTTTTAAGGTCTAATACTGGAAGGTATTCTGATTGTGCTATGTTTAAATCTTGTTGTGTTTCTCTAAAGTTTTTTAACCTTTCTTGAACAATAGGATTTGTAATAAGTGCTTCTGCAACACTTTCTTTTAATGTTAAAGCCTCAAGCTTACAGCCAAAAAGCCCTAAACTTGCAACTACTGCCATATTCATAAGTCGAATCTTTTTTTTATTTACCATACAATAACCACCCTTTGTTTTTTTAGTAATACTCATAATTGATAATATTTTTTATTATTATATATTTTCACTTAAATAAAACTTAAATACATTATAATATTACATATAATTTAATGAAATTTTTCAAATATTAAAAAATAAAACAATAAACTATAACAAATAAATTGAACCTATAAAATATAGTTGATACTATATTTTTTCTACGACCATTCCTGCGACTATATTTACCCCTTTTTTATTTAGCTGAGTTATTTCAGATAAATCATTAACACCAGTTGCTATCAATTTAATACCCAAAGAATCAAGTACAATCTTTAAAACATTTATGTTTTGGTCTGTATCAAGTAGATATTGTTTATCTGCTTTAACAAACTCTGGACGAAGCTCTTTGAGATATTGATAATCTTCACTATCTGCAATAAAACTATTTAGTCCAAATCCAAATCCATATTCTTTAAAAAGTTTGATATATAATAAACTTTTTTCATAATGTTTATTAATGACAGATTCTGGAATTTCAAATATAATATTACTTCTTATATGATTTTTTGTATCATCAAAAAGTTTTTTTAATTTATCATATATGTCTATATTTTCAATAAACTGTGCTGATATCTGTATGGTTAAAGGGGTTTTTTCTTCATATTCTGTTGAAAGTAATACTTTTTTGATTACATACAAATAAACATCTTTTACCATACCAAGTTCTACAACTGGAGCAATCAATGTACCATAAAAATATGCCTCATTATCGCTATTTAAAGCAAAACTTACAACATTGTGTACTTTTTGCTTTGTATCTGTTTGTAAAACTTTTCTATATATAATTTCAAAACTATCATTTGTAAAACCATCAAGAATAATCTGTCTCCATCTCTCTTTTGTAATGGCAACCTTATTATTAAGGAGTCTATAAAATTCACCAGATGGAAGCAATTTTGCCTGAGATAATGAATAATCAACCAAGCTTAACAACTCACTAATATTATGTTCTGCCTCATATTCACATACGCCTACATATATACCAAAATTTTCTTTATCAATTTTAAGTTCATCAAGTTTATTATCTATGAATATTATAATATCACTTGCTAATTGTGAAGCGATACTAAGATAAGTTTTTGGCATCATAATGATTATTTCAGAGCCATTTAGTCTAGATAATAAAGTATCATCAATATCTTTTGTTTTTTCTTTTAAATACTGTGCAAATTCAAACAATAATCTATCTGTATTTTTGTAACCCAAAAGCTGATTCAATAGCTCTGTTTTTTTAATTGAAAGTATAATTGCTGTTCCACCATGTTTTTCGTTTTCATCTGTTAAAAATTCTGTTGCTTTTAAAATAAAATATCTTCTATTTGATATATTCATTACATGGTCAGTATATAATAATTCTTTATTTTCGCATAGTGTCTCACTTGCAGTTTTAAAAATGGTTTCAAATTTTGAAACCATTTTATTAATACTACTAATAACCACTTTAAACTCTTTTGTCCATGGTAGTTTATCTTGTATCACAAACTCATCTTTCAGTACTGCAAGTGCCTGTTTTTCAATATCAAGAAGAGGTTTTAAAATAATATGAAATATATAAGCTAATATTGCTAAAAATATGATACATGCCATACCTAAATATAACACCATATTCACCATAATACTATATAATTGAGCATATGTAACGCTTCTATCATTTAATATTTCAATTGTTCCTAGAATATTCCAACCACTTGACAAAGTTGCTTTTGCTGTTGGTATTTCAAATTTTACAATCTGTTCAAACCACAGTGGAATAACACTTTGTTTTTTGTCAATAAATCTTTGATATACAATATTTCCGTCAGCATCAAGATATCTAATTTGTTCATAATTTCCGTTATCAAAAGCTGCATTTATAATTGTTTCTATGGAACTTTTTGATATATCTGTATTATTAATAGACAAACTTATGCTAGACACACTATTTTGTGCATTTTCATACAACTCTTGTTTTGCAGAATCTCTTATAATATTAAAAGAAACTGTCAATATCGTAACTAATAATACTAAAAAAACTAAAGATACCAAAATGGCAATTTGTTTATATAGCGTCATATTTTATTCTCCCTTATTTTTTTAAGCAACTCATCCCATTTTCTATGGGCATTGGTTTTTTTACCATCTTTTAAAACTTCTGGATTAAAGTTATAAACAGGTGTTAAATCTGTTCTTTGTGAAGCTGGAAATATTTTGTTTCTTAGATTATCTAAAACCAAAGGTTCAGATGTTGGTGTTTTGTAGTATGTAAGCACCATGTGAGCTTCTTCGTACCCCTTTACTCTTACATATGTAAAGTACATTTTATGTGCTGGAATACCAAGATGTTTTAAAGTAAAATATTTTGCAATAACATAATCTTCACAATCACCTTGATCTCTAGCCAAAAATTCAAACGGTGTAGCCCAATAATCAGTAACACCATAATTTTTGATGTCACTAGCATATTTAACATTGTTAAAAAAGTCATTTATTAACTCAATTTTTTCTTCTTCTGTTTTGTTTTTCAAATTATCTATAAGCTTTTCTAGTGCAACAAATCTATTTTTTGCAAAACGACCATATTTTTGCTCAACTTGCTTCAATATATTTTGATTCACATATTCGTTTGAATATCCAACAAAGATAAAGATTAATATTGCAAATAAAAATTTCATAAAGAATTATATCATACAATTAATCAAGACAAGTAATGAAATATTTTACTTTTGATAAAATATTTCTTAAAAAGCAGACAAGCAGTTTTATTCATATTATCTCTCCGTAAATGTATATTGTTTTGTTTTGAGAATGGGTTTTAGTATATAATCAAGTATAGATTTTTTACCTGTTATAATATCAACATCTGCAACCATTCCAGGAATAATTTTCATTGGTTTCTCCTCAGTTCCAATATAATTCTTTTCTGTTTCAATTCTTACAAGATAATAAGTCTTATCATCTTTTTCAGTAATTGTATCAGGACTAATATTTACAACATACCCTTCAAGCCCTCCAAATATAGAAAAGTCATATGCTGAAAATTTTACAATTGCTTTTTGTCCATGATATATAAATGCAATATCAGATGGTAATATTTTTACTTCAACAAGCAAGCTATAGTCAGTTGGTACTATCTCTATCAAATCTTGAGCAGGTTTTATGGCACCACCAATAGTATTAACATGAAGTTTTTGAACAATTCCATTTTGAGGAGAGCGTACAGTTGTTCTTAGTACCTGATCATCATATGCAGTAGAGGTCGCTTGAAGTTCTTTTAATGAAGTAACAATCTCGTTTAACTTTTCTCTAGTTTGTGACTCATTTGCCTCATAAGTTTCATCAATCTTTTTTTTAATTTCTGCAATTTCTGATTTTAACTTAGGTACCGATAAAAAAGCACTTTGTAACCTTTGTTTTGCATCGCTTTCTTCTCTTTGGAGTTTCAAAAAATCAACTTGTGATCTTATTCCACGCTCTACCATTGGTTTTGTCATTTCAACTTCTTTGGATATCATTTCAACAGAAAATTTTAAATGCTCAATAGTCTGTTGAGCATCTTGAAGCTCATTAGTTTTTTGATTATATTGCTCTTTTAATATTTGTACTTTAGAATTCAATTGTCTTTGATTTGTTTGAAACAACTCTTTTTCATTTTCCAAAAAAGTATTCATTTCTGGCACTTCAGATCTTTCAAAGTCAAAACTGCCTTGTTTTAACTCAGCTTCAAGCCTAAGTTTTTGTGCTTGTAATGATAAAATCTTAAGATTATGAGATACAGCAGTTGAGGTTGATTTCTCGTTACTTATTCTTATTAAAACTTGGTCTTTTTCGACAAACTCGCCCTCTCTAACTAGTATTTCAGAGACAATACCACCTTCAAGGTTTTGGATAAGCTGATTTTGCCCACTTGGCACAACTTTTCCGCTTCCTCTTGATATTTCATCTATCTTAGCAAAAGATGCCCAAATAATAAAAAGAAATATAGTAACAACAAATGATATTAATACCCAGTGTAGCTTATTGGGTCTTATTTGCATAACAGCAGAACTCAAACTATTCATAAACTCATAGTCTTGTTGAGTTAATGGCGTTTTTGGTAAAACTGGTGTTTTATCAAAAAAAGGTGAATTTTTTATTTGTATATATAACTTTTTTATGTTTTGAATAAATTCTTTAAACATTTGAACCACCTAATTGCTTCATTACATCCTGTTTTTTTCCATCTAATAATTTGGCACCTTGATGCATAACAATAACTCTATCTACTAGCTCTAACATATTCATTTTTTGTGTTACAAGAAGCAATGTTTTATCATCTATTATTTCTTTTAGATTATTTAATACATTTGTTTCTGATGTTTGATCCATAGCATTTGTTGGCTCGTCAAATAAAAAAATATTACTATTACCAATCAAAGCTCTAGCTATCCCTACGCTTTGTCTTTGTCCACCAGAAAGCCCAGCTCCTCGTTCACCTATTTGCATATCATATCCCATAGGATGAAGTTTTACAAACTCATCAGTCCCACTAAGCCTAGAGCACTCTATCATCCACTCATCATCAACAAATTTATATGCCCCTAATATATTGTTTTTAATTGTTCCTCTAAACAAATGAATATCTTGAGCAACATACCCAATTCTTTTACGAATATCAGCAGGATCTATTTGAGAAATATCTATACCATCTATCAATATAGACCCACTATCAGGTTCGTAAAGCTTTAAAATTAGTTTTGCAATGGTACTTTTACCAGAACCAATTCTTCCAATAAAAGCAACTTTTTCTCCCTCTTGAATTTTAAAACTCACATCTTTTAGTGCATACGCTTGACTATCTGGATATTTGAATGTCACATTTCTAAATTCTATATTTCCTTTTAGGGCAGGGCGCTTTACAAATTGTTTTCCTATTGGTCTTTCTAGAGGTTTATTTACAATTTCATCTATCATCTTATAAGAAGTTTTTGCATCTTCATAATTAGTAATTAAAGCAGCAATTTGTCCCATTGGTGCGATAGCACGAGATGACAATATCATTGCAGCTATCAATCCTCCCATAGTAAGTTCAAAATTCTGAATTTGAAATACACCAACTACTATCACAAGTACAGTATTTAATCCAACAAGCAAACCAGTTAAGTTTGGAATTGATGCTGAAACAAGCCTTGACTTTAAGCTTTTATTAGCTATCTCTCCTGTAGACTCTTCCCAGTTCCACTGAGTACTACTAGCAAGTCCATGTGCCTTTATAGTTTCAATATTTTGTAATGTTTCAATTAATATCCCATTTTTCTTTGCTGATGCCTCATATGTACTTTCTATACTTTCTTGTAATGGTTTTCTAACAAAAAAAGCATACATTACTATTAATACCATTATTAGAATAGGGACAAGAACAATCACACCAGCTATATAATAAATTACTACCAAAAAAAGTATGGAAAATGGAAAGTCTATCAAAACACTTAATGTTGCATTTGTTAAAAAGCTTCTTATATTATCAAAGCTTTTCAGATTGTTAGCAAAAGAACCCACAGACTTTGGATGTGAAGACATATTCAAATCTAATACTTTTTCAAAAATAATAGATGACATAATTACATCACTTTTTTTACCAGCAAGTTCCAAAAAATATGATCTAACAAATTTCAAAAATGAGTCAATTAAAAATACTGCAACTATCCCAATAGTAAAAACAAGCAATGTTTCTTGAGCATTATTTGGAATTACTCTATCATAGACATTCATAGTAAACAATGGAGTTGCTAACACAAAAAGATTAATTAATATCGACGCTAAAATACAATCATAATATATTGATCTTGATAGCCCTAAAGTGCTCCAAAACCAATGTCTTTGCCCTTTTGTATCCAAAGTATTATTTGATTTTTCATATTCAAATTCTTTTTTTAACATAAAAGCAAAACCCAAATATTCTTTTTCTAATTTATCTACATCAACCCACTCCTGAAGAGCTTCATCTCCTGCAAATACTATTTTTGCCTTTTGTCTATCTGATGAAAAACTTTCCAATATACAGCTATTATCATTTGATAAAATAAGTATCACTGGTAATTGTAATTCTAAAATATCGCAAATTGGTCTTTCTATTAGTGTTGTTTTAAGTCCAGCCCTTGCAGCAGCTCTTGAAAAAAGTGATTTAGAACTACTTTTAGAAAATAAAACTTGATCAGTCAAATTTGCATCTATTGGGAGTCCAGCAAGTAAAGAATCCTCAGAATAGGGCTTATGAAATAATTTAGTATACAAAACCAAAGATTCAAGTAAAGAATCTTTTTTCTTCGAAATATGCTTTAACATACACTTAATACCTTCTAAATAATATTAAACTGATTATATATTATAATCATCGTCTTTATTATACAATAACGAGCTTATATACTTCTTAATAATGAGATATTTTAGTATTAAAATATTAGTTTGACAATTACTTAGTTATTTTTGCAGTGTTATAATTATTATCTATTACCTAAAGGCTTAAAACCTTTATCTTCAGAAAAATTATATAACTTAAAAGTGTCCCACACTTGTATACATACTGGGTTTTTTGCTTTATAACCTTCTTCAGCTAACATTTTTGCACGACCAAGATTTGGAAACACACCTTTTCCACTTGCATACATTAAAGCCAAATGACATTTTCCAGTCATGTATCCACCATCAGCTGATTTTTGAAACCATTGCACGGCTTCTTTGTAGTCTTTGTCCATTCCTAACCCAAATGCCAAAAACATACCTACACGATTTTGTGATGGTGCATGCCCCTCATTTGCAAGTTCAAGAAATACATCATATGCTTTTGAATAACTATGGTATGGATTTTTTTTGTTAAAATAAAATATACCAATAGCATATCTTGATTCAAGATGCCCTTTGCTAGCAGATAACTCAAAATATTCTAAAGCTTTATTAAAATTTTGCTTCACCACTATTCCACTATAAAAAAACTTTCCTATTTCATATATAGCTTCAGGTGTTCCTTCTTGTTGTGCAGATTGATAATACAACTGCAAAGCTTTTTTCATATCTTTAGCCTCTTTTGCTTCATTTGCACTTTTTAAAAGCTCAGAGCCAAATAGTGATATCACAAAAAAACAAACTGTAATAAAAATTTTCATCATTATACTACCACCCTTGTAAGATGCGGAAATAAAGCAGTTAAAATTTCATAAGTAATTGTATCATTTAATTTTGCAAGATAATTCACATCGTCAAACAAAACCACTTCATCATCACAACTATCCAAAGATAAAGAGTCCATTGAAACTTTTCCTATAAGCTTATATCCTTTTGGTGTAATGTATGGTGTTTTTTCTCCGTTTATTCTAAAAAAGCCATCGCCATATCCAATATCATAAGTAGAGCAAACCATATCTTTAGGTGCTGTAAATTCTCCAGCATAACCAACTCTTTGCCCTTTTTTTAAGTGAATGCTTGATACTTTGTTGCAAACCAATGATGCAACAGGTTTTAAATCTGGCACTACTAATGGAAATTGATTGTCACAATATCCATATCCAGCAATACCAACCCTTACAAAATCATCATCTATGTTATTTTCACATCTAAAAACAGCACTAGAGTTTAGACTGTGAAACTCAGGATTAAAATGGGGGAAAAGTTTTTCACATATATATCTAACTTCTTTTTTTACACGATAAAAGTTATCCCTTTGCCAGTAAAATTCACTCGATAAAATATCTGAACTTCTATGATGAGTAAATACTCCAGTAAGATTTAGTTTTTGCTCAGAAATGCGATAAATAGCCTCTTGTAGCATAGATTGATTTATTCCATTACGATGCATTCCTGTATCAACTTTAAGATGTACATTTGTATTTTCACATATCTTTTCTATATCATCAATAGTATTAATTGTTATGTGAAAAGTGTGTGAATAAGTTGGGGTTAATATGTCTGATAGTACCAAAATAAAGTCAAAATACTCTTTTATTTGTTCAGCCTCCTTAACCGTACGAACAACAGCTCTTTTTATACCAAATTCATTTGCCATTTGTGCAATATTTATAATCCCATGTCCATAGGCATTATCTTTTAAAACAACCGCAATTTTGTCAATATTTTGTAGTTTTTTATTTATTGTATTTAGATTGTGAAAATAGTTAGCTTTTTTTAATATTATCTTCGCCAAGAGTTGATTCCATTTGTTTAAAATATTCAAATATAAGAGTACCATCTTTTTGATTTAAAACCTCTTTAATTTCATCTAATGTTGAGTTTTTTACAACCTCGAATGAACCAAAATGGTTTAAAAGTTTTTTTACTTTTGCCTCACCAATACCTTTTATTTTAAGCAAGGATATCTCTTTGTCTAATTTAAGCTTTGTTTTTTTATGAAATGTAATTGCAAATCTATGTGCTTCATCTCTTAATTTTTGGATAAAGTGCAATCTTTTATCAGTGGAAAGGAGTTTAATAGTATCATTTTTTGTATAGATTATATCATTTGCTTTCCCTTTGCTTCTGTTTGCTTTTGCATCTACTTTTTCCTTAGAAATAGCCAGTACATCAATTTCAACACCAACGCTTGACAATATTTCTTTTGCAAGCTTAAGTAGTGTCTTACCACCATCTATAACCCAAAGATCAGGCGGTGGATTTTGCTCAAAACTCAAAACTCTTCTTGTTAACATCTCTTTCATTTGTGCATATTCGTCTTTGGCTTCAAGATGATACATTTTATAAGATTTTTTATCCCAAGCTTGACCATCATAAACAACCATAGCACCTACTGTTGCACTTCCTTGCATATGTGAATTATCAAATACTTCTATTCTATTTGAAATTGTACTTAACTCAAATAATTCTTTAATATTTTCTTGCAAAATCTCATATGATGTATCTTTTTTAACCCTCAGTAATTCTTGTGAATTTGTTAATGCTATATCACAAAGTTCCTTCTTTTTACCTATTTTAGGGTAATTGATTTCTAGTTTCTTCCCAAATTTTTCATACAAAAATTCTTTTAGGTCATTTTTTTCATCATCATTAATTTCATGAGAAATCAAAACAGTATCAGGAACTAATAAAATTTCATTTGAGTTGTAATATTCTATAATAGCTCTATGATATATCTCATCTAAATCAAACTCAAAATCTGACTTAATAAAATCATAACTACTACTTACAAGCTTCCCTTGCCTTATAAACATTTTTACCACAACACCTCTATCTTTTTCAAAATATGTTGAAAAAAGATCTATATTTTCTAATGTTGCAAAATCAACACCAGTAGTAATTTGTGATTTTTCTATTGTTGAAATTTTATCTCTTAATAGCTTTGCTTCTTCAAACCTTAATTCTTCAGACAAAAAAACCATTTTCTTTTTTAATTTTTGTATAAGAAGTGTTTTATTGCTAATTAAATCACAAGCCTCTTCTAGTATCTTTTGATATTCTTTAGTACTTACATTATTCTCACATGGAGCCAAACATTTACCAATTTGAAAAAACAAACAAGCTTTTTTACTTTTTATACAACTTTTTTTCTGAACCAAAGGCAAAATATCATAAATAGAATCCACAATATCTCTAGCACCAACAGAATAGGGTCCAAAATATTTTATATTTTTTGATTTTATAACTTTTCTTGTAATCTCAACCCTTGGGAATTGTTCTTCAAAGTTTATATAAATATACGGATATGTTTTATCATCTCGAAGTAAAATATTATATTTTGGTTTTAGTTGTTTTATTAGCGAATTTTCTAAAATAAGAGCGTCATTTTCACTTGGCACTACAATATATTCTAAAGAATAAACTTCACTGATCATTTTATATATTCTAGGACTAAGTGTGTCATTGGGGGATAGGGTAGGGGTAAATTTAAAATAACTCTTAACCCTATTTTTTAGTGATTTGGCCTTGCCAACATAAAGTATTTTGCCATTTTCATCAAAATATTGGTACACGCCACTACCAAGAGGTAGTGACTGTATTTTTTCTTTTAAAGCATACATCAATTCAAAATATTATCTATTTCTTGAACCAGATCCACTTCTTGAGCCACCATCTCTTGATGATGAAGGTTTTCTTGCGCCACCTGAGCTATCTCTTGAGCCACTTGAGCCCTCTTTAGATGAGAAGCTTTTATTACCGCCACTACTTCTTCCACCGTCTCTTCTACCACCAAAAGAGCTTCTTCCGCCTCTTTGGTTTCTGCCTCTATTTCTAGAACTTCCGCTTTTTTCTTCTCTATAGTTAGAAATAAGCTTGTTTACTTCTGTAGTTGTTTTTCCAATTGTATCTTTTCCACTTACATCTTGCTCATGGAATAAAACTGAAGCTAACTTATATGCTATAGTTGATATGTCAAATTGTTCTTTTAAGTTTTCAACCAACATTTGAGCAGCTTGCGAAATATCTTGTTCAGCAATTTTTACAGTTAAAGAAGTTTGATTTCTTTCTCTCACTTCAGAAATTGTAGGTATAACTCTTGACTCAAGAGTAGTTCCAACACTTTTTTGAATTCTAACAAGTGAGTTAAATTCATGTGGAGTAACAATAGAAATAGCTAAGCCTTCTTTACCAGCTCTTCCTGTTCTTCCAATTCTATGAACATAACTTTCACTTTCAAATGGTATATGATAGTTAAATACATGACTTACATCATTTACATCAAGTCCTCTTGCAGCAACATCTGTTGCAATTAGGATCTCAATACTACCACCTTTAAAGCTTTTTATTACTTCTTCTCTTTGTCTTTGCTCCATATCACCATGAAGACCTTTTGCACTATAACCTTGAGAAACTAAGAAAGTACAAAGTCTATCAACTTCCTTTTTCATTCTACAAAAAATAATACTTTTGTGTGGATTTTTATAATCAAGAAGTCTAATCAAAGCATCATCTCTTTCATATTCCTCAACCACATAGTAATATTGCTTAATATTTTTATTTGTAACTTCACCAGTTGTAATACTGATAAAATGTGGGTTGTTTAGTACTGTTTTTGATAACTCTTTAATCTCTTTAGGCATAGTTGCAGAAAACATTAGCGTTTGTCTGTCACTTGGTAAAAACTTGAATATTTTTTTAATATCATCTAAAAATCCCATATCAAGCATTTCATCAGCTTCATCTAGAACTACAAACGATGGATTAATATCAATTTGTCCATTATTTAAAAGATCCAAAAATCTTCCTGGAGTTGCAACTATAATAGAAGCACTTTCTATATGTTTTAATTGTCTTGTATATGAACTACCTCCATATACTGTTGCTGTCTTAATACCTAAAAATCTACCGAATTTAAATAATTCATCACTTACTTGAACAGCAAGCTCTCTTGTAGGAACTATAACTACAGCTTCAACTGTACCGTTAAGTTTTAACTGCTGTAATATTGGCAATCCAAAAGCAGCTGTTTTTCCTGTTCCTGTGTGTGCTTGCGCTACTATATCTCTTCCTTGCAGTACTACTGGCATTGCTTCTTTTTGTACTGGGCTTGGTTCTTTGAAACCAGCTTCATTTATGGCTTCAATTATTTTACTTTTAAAACCAAATTCTTCAAATGTCATTTCTATCCTTCTTTTTATGGGGCACCTTTAAAAAACTAAAATAATATTAGTCTTTAAGAGGTGCCCTTGATCACTTTAATCTTTTTCCTTTTAGCTTCTAAAAGGTTCGTTAATGTTAAAATGTTCGATATTATATCTAAAAAAGTCTACTTATTGTATACTTTTGAAAAAAAATTGGAGAATTTAAGCAATGTTTAAAGAATTTAATGTTTCGAACATCGAAAGTAGCGACCTAGAACTGGAAAAAATTTTAACGCAAAATAAAGAAGAATTAGTTTTGCTTTTACAAATAAAAAACAAAACTTACGAAAATTTTGTAATCCCTTATCAATTAATGGCACAAAGGGTAGAGGAGTTTATTACTCCAATATTTCATCTTGATTCAGTAAAGAATTCAGAGATAACCCAAGAAGTGTATTCTAAATGCCTCCCTTTGTTGTCAGAATATGATAGTGAGATTTCTCAAAATGTAAATCTTTATAATGCATTAAAAGATATACAGTTAAACTATAATAGTACTTTAAATGATATACAAAATAAAGTCTTAGAGAATGAAATAAAAGA contains:
- a CDS encoding tetratricopeptide repeat protein, with the protein product MMKIFITVCFFVISLFGSELLKSANEAKEAKDMKKALQLYYQSAQQEGTPEAIYEIGKFFYSGIVVKQNFNKALEYFELSASKGHLESRYAIGIFYFNKKNPYHSYSKAYDVFLELANEGHAPSQNRVGMFLAFGLGMDKDYKEAVQWFQKSADGGYMTGKCHLALMYASGKGVFPNLGRAKMLAEEGYKAKNPVCIQVWDTFKLYNFSEDKGFKPLGNR
- a CDS encoding alanine racemase; this encodes MAKIILKKANYFHNLNTINKKLQNIDKIAVVLKDNAYGHGIINIAQMANEFGIKRAVVRTVKEAEQIKEYFDFILVLSDILTPTYSHTFHITINTIDDIEKICENTNVHLKVDTGMHRNGINQSMLQEAIYRISEQKLNLTGVFTHHRSSDILSSEFYWQRDNFYRVKKEVRYICEKLFPHFNPEFHSLNSSAVFRCENNIDDDFVRVGIAGYGYCDNQFPLVVPDLKPVASLVCNKVSSIHLKKGQRVGYAGEFTAPKDMVCSTYDIGYGDGFFRINGEKTPYITPKGYKLIGKVSMDSLSLDSCDDEVVLFDDVNYLAKLNDTITYEILTALFPHLTRVVV
- a CDS encoding type I secretion system permease/ATPase, whose protein sequence is MLKHISKKKDSLLESLVLYTKLFHKPYSEDSLLAGLPIDANLTDQVLFSKSSSKSLFSRAAARAGLKTTLIERPICDILELQLPVILILSNDNSCILESFSSDRQKAKIVFAGDEALQEWVDVDKLEKEYLGFAFMLKKEFEYEKSNNTLDTKGQRHWFWSTLGLSRSIYYDCILASILINLFVLATPLFTMNVYDRVIPNNAQETLLVFTIGIVAVFLIDSFLKFVRSYFLELAGKKSDVIMSSIIFEKVLDLNMSSHPKSVGSFANNLKSFDNIRSFLTNATLSVLIDFPFSILFLVVIYYIAGVIVLVPILIMVLIVMYAFFVRKPLQESIESTYEASAKKNGILIETLQNIETIKAHGLASSTQWNWEESTGEIANKSLKSRLVSASIPNLTGLLVGLNTVLVIVVGVFQIQNFELTMGGLIAAMILSSRAIAPMGQIAALITNYEDAKTSYKMIDEIVNKPLERPIGKQFVKRPALKGNIEFRNVTFKYPDSQAYALKDVSFKIQEGEKVAFIGRIGSGKSTIAKLILKLYEPDSGSILIDGIDISQIDPADIRKRIGYVAQDIHLFRGTIKNNILGAYKFVDDEWMIECSRLSGTDEFVKLHPMGYDMQIGERGAGLSGGQRQSVGIARALIGNSNIFLFDEPTNAMDQTSETNVLNNLKEIIDDKTLLLVTQKMNMLELVDRVIVMHQGAKLLDGKKQDVMKQLGGSNV
- the uvrC gene encoding excinuclease ABC subunit UvrC, with product MYALKEKIQSLPLGSGVYQYFDENGKILYVGKAKSLKNRVKSYFKFTPTLSPNDTLSPRIYKMISEVYSLEYIVVPSENDALILENSLIKQLKPKYNILLRDDKTYPYIYINFEEQFPRVEITRKVIKSKNIKYFGPYSVGARDIVDSIYDILPLVQKKSCIKSKKACLFFQIGKCLAPCENNVSTKEYQKILEEACDLISNKTLLIQKLKKKMVFLSEELRFEEAKLLRDKISTIEKSQITTGVDFATLENIDLFSTYFEKDRGVVVKMFIRQGKLVSSSYDFIKSDFEFDLDEIYHRAIIEYYNSNEILLVPDTVLISHEINDDEKNDLKEFLYEKFGKKLEINYPKIGKKKELCDIALTNSQELLRVKKDTSYEILQENIKELFELSTISNRIEVFDNSHMQGSATVGAMVVYDGQAWDKKSYKMYHLEAKDEYAQMKEMLTRRVLSFEQNPPPDLWVIDGGKTLLKLAKEILSSVGVEIDVLAISKEKVDAKANRSKGKANDIIYTKNDTIKLLSTDKRLHFIQKLRDEAHRFAITFHKKTKLKLDKEISLLKIKGIGEAKVKKLLNHFGSFEVVKNSTLDEIKEVLNQKDGTLIFEYFKQMESTLGEDNIKKS